A single genomic interval of Chthoniobacterales bacterium harbors:
- a CDS encoding LamG-like jellyroll fold domain-containing protein: protein MTASTTPYAPFVHPGALHTEADFDRMKAKIAAGTAPWKTSYDQLTGARFASTGWGPTPAQYINRGGTAADNYTRAQWDAQSLYELSLRWKLTGDVAYANQAVWIANAWSGTLLGITGDSNQSLASGICGYLFATGGEILSTYPGWPAAQKQAYKDMMMRVFYIANEEYLWYHFGTPVNAGGNTHYRLNWDADNLASMAAIGILCDNRAVYQQAVDYFKFGSGNGRVERAAWYIHPDGTSQTEESGRDQFHNEGGWYSMGLLCQMAWNQGDDLFGYDNNRVLRAYEYIAKYNLGNDDVSWVYHSNTDTATNETLSSTGRWVGNYPAWELVYNHYANVQGVAAPWSKIAMNVIRPEGFPTLTSPASAADSLGLGSLTYARDDTTTSAAPSGLLAQWSKNQLILNWWGSPTATSYQIQRTASGASAAGPYATLGTAVEPNLNFTDTTVVNGGSYYYKVVAITPTGNLESPPLLANQALVASYSFEGNTNDGTGTRHATAGGGVTAPGYAAGFGGGQAISLNGTDQYVQLPVNSGLSRDVTLAGWVYWNGGNANQRVFDFGSEIEKFMMLTVKNGSGKLQFQMTTSRVNNGTITLVGPTMPTATWTHLAVTFNGETATLYVNGKPVASGSSPRLAPMFSQPFCYLGRSMWNPDAYFSGRIDNFRIANYGMTGKEIYNLWGQGGANAAPVFTANPIKPVDATQGINYSGSAQTLASLATDANGGTLTYSKVTGPAWLTVASNGALSGTPANGDVGVNAFVVRVTDSSGATDDANLYITVANVNDAPTWSTNPIYKLSVTQNIAYIGTLANDASDVDVGDTISFSKVSGPAWLAVAANGTLSGTPAAANVGVNSFVVRATDSSGAFNDATLTISVLAPALQTRFLLDGSASDSLGATTATLTGTPSYGTGVFNQSLLLDGTTNYVTLGTLSGMTYNDFTVATWVYWNGGNAPQRIFDFGSGTDEYIYLTPSNGSNMRFLIRENGVDQYVDTAPLPKNQWVHVAVTLNGSTATIYVNGVAKASNSAVTNEPANISLTLNYIGKSQYASDPLLNGQIDDFRLYNYALSASEVTALLSGVPAIMPTGVLAVPASSKITLTWNTSATAQSYSVKRGTTSGGPYTTIASGLTATNYTDTSGLSIGVTYYYVVSATNTLGESANSDEDSVVLSDLIAYLKLDETSGTTAADSSGNGFDATLVNTPTRISGLYGNAVNLASGSSQYATLPAGVMNGQTDFTLSAWVKLGSISTWARIFDFGTGTTNYMFLCPAPSTANKMRFAIRTPSVTEQQINSGTIVTTTGVWTHVAVTLSGSVGTLYINGVVAGTNSAMTLTPSSLGSTTLNYIGKSQFNDPYLNGAVDEFRIYNRALTAAEVLAQATPAPTVPAALTATGNDGYVTLSWPQADAATSYTVKRATVSGGPYATVTNGSAVTATTFLDTGLTNGSTYYYVVSANNWLGSSADSTEAFGIPYAISWSGQDIGAVAAAGSSSYATGTYTVIGSGADIWSTLDEFYFRSVLVGGDCSLTARVVSVQNTNAWAKAGVMVRSSLAANASNAAVLLTPTTTNGVTWQTRTTDGGTSASSNTTGIAPPYWVRVVRAGNTLQGYRSADGSTWVSTGSATITLGTNVYIGLAVTSHLDGTPCTATFDNVTLVSLPVAPAALTATAGYQAASLGWTASDGATSYNIKRALVSGGPYTVLATGVSALSYADANLTAGTTYYYVVSPVNAAGEGLDSPEASVIPLTPGTTVTFNSASAQDGYVRESSETSNAGGTITSTSLRIGDDSSDRQYKTIVSFDTSSIPDDATIISATLKMRRSGGSGTNPFTTHGTCYVDVKSGSGYSASTTLQIGDFEATADVATVATMSNAASTGAWSTGSLNQAGRGLINKTGTTQCRVYFTLDDNDDRGNDYVSFNSGEDSASGYAPVLEVTYNQDAPGMQPNVSLHFNETTGTTAADSSGNGWNGTLVNGPAWTTGKFANAVSLDGTNDHVTLPAGVVSSLNDCTISAWVKLNSVTAWTRIFDFGTGTANYMLLTPTNGSGVRFAIKTTPSAEQVITGNTAIAAGAWTHVAVVLSGSTGTLYVNGVSVGTNTAMTLRPSSLGATTLNYLGRSQFSADPYLNGVIDEFQIHGYAMSVSEITALATPPAAPTGVIATAGDALVATIWNASTRATGYNVKCATTSGGPYTTAAAGVTTTAFSDSGLTNGTTYYYVVSALNAIGESANSAETSARPLSAVQTWRQTYFGMIDSVSTAADTADPDGDGWTNAQEFLTGTDPTNATSTLKISELQVSGNDFVVSFPSVSGKTYRVERSDTLQAGSWTTLLNNIAGTGGVVQITDAGGATQSKHFYRVVLLP, encoded by the coding sequence ATGACGGCATCGACGACGCCCTATGCGCCCTTTGTGCACCCGGGCGCCTTGCACACGGAGGCCGACTTCGACCGCATGAAGGCCAAGATCGCCGCGGGCACCGCGCCGTGGAAAACCAGCTATGACCAGCTTACGGGCGCCCGCTTCGCGTCAACGGGCTGGGGGCCCACGCCGGCCCAGTATATCAATCGAGGCGGCACAGCGGCCGACAACTACACCCGCGCCCAGTGGGACGCGCAGTCACTCTACGAACTCTCCCTGCGCTGGAAACTCACCGGCGACGTGGCCTATGCAAACCAAGCCGTGTGGATCGCCAACGCTTGGTCGGGCACGCTTCTCGGCATCACGGGCGACAGCAATCAATCCCTCGCCTCCGGCATCTGCGGTTATCTCTTCGCCACCGGCGGCGAAATCCTCAGCACCTACCCCGGCTGGCCTGCGGCGCAAAAGCAGGCCTACAAGGATATGATGATGCGCGTGTTCTACATCGCGAACGAAGAGTATCTTTGGTATCACTTCGGCACGCCCGTGAACGCTGGCGGCAACACGCACTACCGGCTGAACTGGGACGCGGACAACCTGGCCTCGATGGCCGCCATCGGCATCCTTTGCGACAACCGGGCGGTTTACCAGCAGGCTGTGGACTACTTCAAATTCGGCTCGGGCAACGGACGCGTGGAACGCGCGGCGTGGTACATCCACCCCGACGGCACCTCGCAGACCGAGGAGAGCGGGCGCGACCAGTTCCACAATGAGGGCGGCTGGTATTCGATGGGGCTGCTTTGCCAGATGGCGTGGAACCAGGGCGACGACCTCTTCGGCTACGACAACAACCGGGTGCTGCGCGCCTACGAATACATCGCGAAATACAACCTCGGCAACGATGACGTGTCCTGGGTCTATCACAGCAACACCGATACCGCCACCAACGAGACGCTCTCGAGCACCGGCCGATGGGTGGGCAACTACCCCGCCTGGGAGCTGGTTTACAACCACTACGCAAACGTCCAAGGTGTCGCCGCGCCGTGGAGCAAGATCGCGATGAACGTGATCCGGCCCGAGGGGTTCCCCACGCTCACCAGCCCTGCCTCCGCAGCGGATTCCCTCGGCCTCGGCAGCCTCACTTACGCACGGGACGACACGACCACCAGCGCCGCGCCCAGCGGCCTGCTCGCGCAATGGAGCAAGAACCAGCTCATTCTGAATTGGTGGGGCAGCCCCACCGCGACGAGCTACCAGATTCAGAGAACCGCCAGCGGTGCCAGCGCCGCCGGTCCCTACGCGACGCTCGGCACAGCCGTCGAACCCAACCTCAATTTCACGGACACCACGGTGGTGAACGGCGGCAGCTATTACTACAAAGTCGTCGCCATTACTCCGACGGGCAACCTCGAGAGCCCCCCGCTGCTCGCGAACCAGGCGCTCGTTGCCAGCTACAGCTTCGAAGGAAATACGAACGACGGCACCGGCACCCGCCACGCGACCGCCGGGGGCGGTGTCACCGCCCCCGGCTACGCCGCCGGCTTCGGCGGCGGGCAGGCGATTTCGCTCAACGGCACCGACCAATACGTCCAGCTCCCGGTCAACTCCGGCCTCTCCCGCGACGTCACCCTCGCCGGCTGGGTCTATTGGAACGGCGGCAACGCCAACCAGCGCGTGTTCGATTTCGGCAGCGAAATCGAGAAGTTCATGATGCTCACCGTCAAAAACGGCAGCGGCAAATTGCAATTTCAGATGACGACTTCCCGCGTCAACAACGGCACGATCACCCTCGTCGGCCCTACGATGCCGACCGCCACCTGGACGCACCTCGCCGTCACCTTCAACGGCGAAACCGCCACCCTTTACGTGAATGGCAAGCCCGTCGCGTCCGGCTCCTCGCCCCGGCTCGCCCCGATGTTCAGCCAGCCCTTCTGCTACCTCGGCCGTAGCATGTGGAACCCCGACGCCTACTTCAGCGGGCGCATCGACAACTTCCGCATCGCCAATTACGGCATGACCGGAAAGGAAATCTACAACCTCTGGGGCCAGGGAGGTGCCAACGCCGCTCCCGTCTTCACCGCCAACCCGATCAAGCCCGTCGATGCCACGCAGGGCATCAATTACAGCGGCTCCGCGCAGACGCTCGCCAGCCTGGCCACTGATGCCAATGGCGGCACGCTCACCTACTCCAAAGTCACCGGCCCCGCGTGGCTCACGGTCGCCAGCAACGGCGCACTCAGCGGTACGCCTGCGAACGGCGATGTGGGTGTAAACGCCTTTGTTGTCCGCGTGACCGACTCCTCCGGCGCCACCGACGACGCTAACCTCTATATCACCGTCGCCAACGTGAACGACGCTCCGACTTGGAGCACGAACCCCATCTACAAGCTCTCCGTCACGCAGAACATCGCCTACATTGGAACGCTGGCGAACGACGCTTCCGATGTTGATGTCGGCGACACGATCTCCTTCAGCAAGGTCAGCGGCCCCGCGTGGCTGGCGGTCGCCGCCAACGGCACGCTCTCCGGCACGCCCGCCGCGGCCAACGTCGGGGTGAACAGCTTCGTCGTGCGCGCAACCGACTCCTCCGGCGCCTTCAACGACGCGACCCTCACGATCTCGGTCCTCGCGCCCGCCCTGCAAACGCGTTTCCTCCTCGACGGCTCTGCATCCGACAGTCTGGGCGCGACCACCGCGACCCTGACAGGCACCCCGTCGTATGGGACCGGTGTGTTCAACCAATCGCTCCTTCTCGACGGCACCACCAATTATGTGACCCTCGGAACGCTTTCCGGGATGACCTACAACGACTTCACGGTTGCCACCTGGGTTTATTGGAATGGCGGGAACGCCCCGCAGCGCATCTTCGATTTCGGCAGCGGCACCGACGAATACATCTATCTCACGCCCTCCAACGGCTCGAACATGCGTTTCCTCATCCGGGAAAACGGCGTGGACCAATACGTGGACACCGCCCCGCTACCGAAGAACCAATGGGTGCATGTCGCGGTGACCCTTAACGGCAGCACCGCCACCATTTACGTGAACGGCGTGGCCAAGGCGTCCAACAGCGCCGTCACCAACGAGCCGGCCAACATCAGCCTGACGCTGAACTACATCGGCAAAAGCCAGTATGCGTCCGACCCGCTTCTCAATGGCCAGATCGATGACTTCCGCCTCTACAATTACGCGCTCAGCGCCTCGGAAGTCACCGCGCTGCTGAGCGGCGTCCCCGCCATTATGCCGACGGGCGTCCTCGCCGTTCCTGCGTCCAGCAAGATCACGCTGACCTGGAACACGAGCGCCACGGCGCAGAGCTATAGCGTCAAGCGCGGCACCACCAGCGGCGGCCCCTACACGACGATCGCCTCGGGCCTCACCGCCACCAACTACACCGACACCAGCGGGCTCTCCATCGGTGTCACCTACTACTACGTGGTCTCCGCCACCAATACCCTTGGGGAAAGTGCCAATTCAGACGAGGACAGCGTCGTCCTTTCTGATCTCATTGCCTACCTCAAGTTGGATGAGACCTCCGGCACCACCGCCGCCGATTCCAGTGGCAACGGTTTCGACGCCACTCTCGTCAACACCCCGACACGGATCTCCGGCCTCTACGGGAACGCGGTCAACCTGGCCTCCGGGTCGAGCCAGTATGCGACGCTGCCCGCCGGAGTGATGAACGGTCAGACTGATTTCACCCTCTCGGCCTGGGTAAAACTCGGCAGCATTTCGACCTGGGCGCGGATCTTCGACTTCGGGACGGGAACGACGAACTACATGTTCCTTTGCCCCGCGCCTTCGACCGCGAACAAAATGCGCTTCGCCATCCGCACGCCATCGGTGACGGAGCAACAGATCAACAGCGGCACCATCGTGACCACGACCGGGGTCTGGACCCATGTGGCGGTGACCCTCTCCGGGTCCGTGGGCACGCTCTACATCAACGGCGTGGTCGCCGGGACGAACTCGGCGATGACGCTCACCCCGTCGAGCCTCGGGTCCACCACGCTAAATTACATCGGCAAATCACAGTTCAACGACCCGTATCTCAACGGTGCGGTCGATGAGTTCCGCATCTACAACCGCGCGCTCACCGCGGCGGAAGTTCTCGCCCAAGCCACTCCCGCTCCCACCGTTCCCGCGGCACTCACCGCGACGGGCAATGACGGCTACGTGACCTTGAGCTGGCCTCAAGCCGACGCCGCCACCTCCTACACCGTCAAACGCGCCACCGTCAGCGGCGGACCTTACGCCACAGTCACCAACGGCTCGGCGGTGACCGCCACCACCTTCCTCGACACTGGTCTGACCAACGGCAGCACCTATTACTACGTGGTCAGCGCCAACAACTGGCTCGGCTCAAGCGCCGATTCCACGGAAGCGTTTGGCATCCCCTACGCGATTTCCTGGAGCGGTCAGGATATCGGCGCCGTGGCCGCCGCTGGAAGCAGCAGTTACGCGACCGGCACCTACACGGTGATCGGCTCCGGAGCCGATATCTGGAGCACGCTGGATGAGTTTTACTTCCGCAGCGTGCTGGTCGGTGGCGACTGCAGCCTCACCGCCCGGGTGGTGAGCGTGCAAAACACCAATGCCTGGGCCAAGGCCGGCGTGATGGTTCGAAGCTCGCTGGCGGCCAACGCCTCGAACGCCGCCGTCCTGCTCACCCCGACGACCACCAACGGAGTCACATGGCAGACGCGGACGACCGACGGTGGAACCTCCGCCAGCAGCAACACCACCGGCATTGCCCCTCCTTATTGGGTGCGCGTCGTGCGCGCCGGCAACACGCTCCAAGGCTACCGCTCGGCGGACGGATCGACCTGGGTTTCCACCGGCAGCGCGACGATCACCCTGGGCACCAACGTCTATATCGGGCTGGCGGTGACCAGCCACCTCGATGGCACTCCCTGCACGGCGACGTTTGACAATGTCACCCTCGTCTCGCTCCCCGTCGCTCCCGCCGCCCTCACCGCCACCGCCGGCTACCAGGCCGCGTCACTCGGCTGGACGGCTTCCGACGGCGCGACTTCCTACAACATTAAACGCGCGCTCGTCAGCGGAGGACCTTACACGGTTCTGGCCACGGGGGTAAGTGCCCTCAGTTACGCGGACGCCAACCTCACCGCCGGCACGACGTATTATTATGTGGTGTCGCCCGTAAACGCGGCCGGCGAAGGTCTTGATTCCCCCGAGGCATCCGTCATCCCGCTAACCCCCGGCACGACGGTCACCTTCAACTCCGCCTCCGCGCAGGATGGCTATGTGCGCGAGTCGAGCGAGACGAGCAACGCGGGGGGCACGATCACATCAACCAGCCTGCGCATCGGCGACGACTCGTCGGACCGGCAATACAAGACGATCGTCTCCTTCGATACCTCCTCGATTCCAGATGACGCCACCATCATCTCGGCGACCCTGAAGATGCGGCGCTCCGGAGGCAGCGGAACCAATCCCTTCACCACCCACGGAACCTGTTACGTCGATGTCAAATCAGGCTCCGGTTACTCCGCAAGCACCACCTTGCAGATCGGCGATTTCGAAGCCACGGCCGATGTCGCGACGGTGGCTACGATGAGCAATGCGGCGAGCACCGGCGCCTGGTCCACCGGCAGCCTGAATCAAGCGGGACGGGGATTGATCAACAAGACCGGCACCACGCAATGCCGCGTCTATTTCACCCTCGATGATAACGACGACCGAGGGAATGACTACGTCAGCTTCAACTCCGGCGAGGATTCCGCCAGCGGTTATGCGCCGGTGCTGGAGGTGACCTACAATCAGGACGCTCCCGGCATGCAGCCCAACGTCAGCCTGCATTTCAACGAGACCACGGGCACGACGGCGGCGGATTCATCGGGCAACGGTTGGAACGGAACGCTGGTGAACGGCCCCGCCTGGACGACCGGAAAATTCGCCAACGCCGTCAGCCTCGATGGCACCAATGATCACGTAACCCTACCGGCCGGCGTCGTCAGCAGTCTCAACGATTGCACGATTTCCGCCTGGGTGAAGCTGAACAGCGTGACCGCCTGGACGCGCATCTTCGACTTCGGCACCGGCACGGCGAACTACATGTTACTGACGCCCACCAACGGCTCCGGCGTCCGTTTCGCGATTAAGACGACCCCTTCCGCCGAACAAGTGATCACCGGCAACACCGCGATCGCCGCCGGCGCTTGGACGCACGTGGCGGTGGTCTTGTCCGGCTCGACCGGGACTCTCTACGTCAACGGCGTCTCCGTCGGGACCAACACGGCCATGACGCTCAGGCCCTCCAGTCTCGGTGCCACGACCTTGAATTACCTCGGTCGATCACAGTTCTCCGCCGACCCGTATCTCAACGGCGTGATCGATGAATTCCAGATCCACGGCTACGCGATGAGCGTGTCCGAGATCACCGCGCTGGCCACGCCCCCCGCGGCTCCCACCGGAGTCATTGCCACGGCGGGCGACGCCCTGGTCGCAACGATTTGGAATGCCTCGACGCGCGCCACCGGCTACAACGTCAAGTGCGCCACCACCAGCGGCGGTCCCTATACGACCGCGGCCGCCGGCGTGACGACGACTGCGTTCAGCGACTCCGGACTGACCAATGGCACGACCTATTATTATGTCGTCAGCGCGCTCAATGCCATCGGTGAGAGCGCCAATTCAGCGGAAACCAGCGCACGGCCGCTCTCTGCCGTGCAGACGTGGCGGCAAACCTATTTCGGCATGATCGACAGCGTCAGCACCGCCGCCGACACGGCCGACCCGGATGGCGACGGCTGGACCAACGCCCAGGAGTTCCTCACCGGCACCGATCCCACGAACGCCACCAGCACGCTGAAAATCAGCGAACTCCAAGTGAGCGGCAACGACTTCGTGGTAAGCTTTCCGTCCGTATCCGGAAAAACCTACCGCGTGGAGCGCTCCGACACGCTGCAAGCCGGCTCATGGACCACCCTGCTGAACAACATCGCCGGAACGGGCGGCGTCGTGCAGATCACCGACGCTGGCGGGGCCACGCAGAGCAAACATTTTTACCGAGTCGTCCTTCTTCCATAA
- a CDS encoding MFS transporter: MDTSSAHPHHHETALKDRVPLREKIGLGCGRMVVEGTHGSQYVLANPIYNMTMGMSPALLSLIDFIKRIWDAMIDPVIGQFSDNFRSRWGRRLPLMAVSLVPLTLLFAALWWFPRDASGTGLFWHLLIVSLAFYACYALFSMPLNGLLLEATDDYHERSRIVGVSLAFGFVIQIGSQWLPWLVYQFHNSATGAADPITGIRWVSAGCVVFFVALGLVPLLLCRERNYHRVAARQEKIALLASLRAVWHNSQFMTVLWARFIFCFCFSLVGIMSSYMNVYYVFGGDKQAAFSALRFIGSSYHVAALLTSLFFFPWLARRIGKKAALQTAAGLLIVGCVCKLFLYIPGQPWWQLIVLSFNGVANAGFTLIPTSMIADLADEDEYATGLRREAVFGSLLAWFEKAGSSLGGLISGLLLVWIGFNAKSTGGVQTPHTLELMKFSYFAAPAIGAVTALVLLRRYTLTEARAYEIEAALKQRRASAAQ, translated from the coding sequence ATGGACACCTCTTCTGCTCACCCGCATCACCACGAAACCGCGCTGAAGGATCGCGTGCCGCTGCGCGAAAAAATAGGCCTCGGCTGCGGCCGCATGGTCGTCGAAGGCACCCACGGCTCCCAATACGTCCTCGCGAATCCGATCTACAACATGACGATGGGCATGAGCCCCGCGTTGCTCAGCCTGATCGACTTCATCAAGCGCATCTGGGACGCGATGATCGACCCGGTCATCGGTCAATTCTCCGATAATTTTCGCTCCCGCTGGGGCCGGCGCCTTCCGTTGATGGCCGTCTCACTCGTGCCGTTGACGTTGCTTTTTGCCGCGTTGTGGTGGTTTCCCCGCGACGCCTCGGGCACAGGGCTCTTCTGGCATCTGCTGATCGTCTCCCTGGCCTTCTATGCCTGCTACGCGCTGTTCTCGATGCCGTTGAACGGACTGCTGCTGGAAGCGACCGACGATTATCACGAGCGCAGCCGCATCGTAGGCGTGTCGCTCGCCTTCGGGTTCGTCATCCAGATCGGCAGCCAGTGGCTGCCGTGGCTCGTTTATCAATTTCACAATTCCGCGACCGGCGCAGCCGATCCCATCACCGGCATCCGCTGGGTCTCGGCGGGTTGTGTCGTCTTTTTTGTCGCGCTTGGCCTCGTGCCGCTCCTGCTCTGCCGCGAGCGCAACTACCACCGCGTGGCCGCCCGTCAGGAAAAAATCGCGCTCCTGGCCAGCCTCCGTGCTGTCTGGCACAACAGCCAGTTCATGACTGTGCTCTGGGCGCGGTTCATCTTCTGTTTCTGCTTCAGCCTCGTCGGCATCATGTCGAGCTACATGAACGTCTATTACGTCTTCGGCGGCGACAAGCAGGCCGCGTTCTCCGCACTGCGTTTCATCGGCTCGTCCTATCACGTCGCCGCGCTGCTCACCTCGCTTTTCTTTTTTCCGTGGCTCGCCCGCCGCATCGGGAAAAAGGCCGCGCTGCAAACCGCCGCCGGGCTGCTCATCGTCGGCTGCGTCTGCAAACTCTTCCTCTACATCCCCGGCCAGCCGTGGTGGCAGCTCATCGTCCTCTCGTTCAACGGCGTAGCCAACGCCGGCTTCACGCTCATCCCCACTTCAATGATCGCCGACCTCGCCGATGAGGACGAATACGCCACCGGCCTGCGCCGCGAGGCTGTCTTCGGCTCGCTGCTCGCCTGGTTCGAGAAAGCGGGCAGTTCCCTTGGCGGCCTCATCTCAGGCCTCCTCCTCGTCTGGATCGGCTTCAACGCCAAATCCACCGGCGGCGTCCAAACGCCTCACACCTTGGAATTGATGAAGTTCAGCTACTTCGCCGCGCCCGCCATCGGCGCCGTGACCGCGCTAGTTCTCCTCCGCCGCTACACCCTCACCGAGGCGCGCGCCTACGAAATCGAAGCCGCGCTCAAACAACGCCGCGCCTCTGCCGCGCAATAA
- a CDS encoding glycosyl hydrolase family 28 protein, whose translation MTALQKISLLLSVILPLSAFAQSPDWEAPLRASLEVMADTLTKTVKPWPVPDRVFRVAEFGAVGDGATVNTTAIQKAIDACTTAGGGVVLVEKGDYVTGTLVLKNGVMLEVAKGAQLLGSTNLADYPDHVPARLTVMDTWMKMKQSLIYAENCERIGIRGAGVIDGRGTQQNFPGKATIAETPGRPFMIRILDSRKVVIDGITLRNPACWTENYLGCDDLIIQGIHVESQVNGNNDGIDIDSCRNVIVRDSLINSEDDGLCFKGAGLRTMENVLVENCKIYSTCNAIKFGTDSQGGFRNVLIRNVEIGGVPANMAAYRRTRSISGISWGAVDGGTVENILVSNVKIDRANAPFCVRLGDRGRVKPDMAKPAPGSIRRLVFEHITGGDNGSFGSLISGIPSALVQDVMFRDVTLTVGGGGTEQDATRNVPELINAYPDAFSFGKTVPAYGFWIRHAAGITFDRVTITPQKPDARPCFVAGLDTAEIVIPR comes from the coding sequence GTGACCGCACTTCAAAAAATCAGTCTCCTGCTTTCTGTGATCCTGCCGCTTTCGGCGTTCGCGCAGTCCCCGGATTGGGAAGCCCCGTTGCGTGCATCCCTTGAAGTCATGGCCGACACGCTCACGAAAACGGTGAAGCCCTGGCCCGTCCCGGATCGCGTCTTCCGCGTCGCGGAGTTCGGAGCCGTCGGCGATGGCGCGACCGTCAACACCACCGCGATTCAAAAAGCTATCGACGCCTGCACCACGGCGGGCGGTGGAGTCGTCCTCGTGGAAAAAGGCGACTACGTCACCGGCACCCTCGTCCTGAAAAACGGCGTGATGCTCGAAGTAGCCAAAGGCGCGCAACTCCTCGGCAGCACCAATCTCGCCGACTACCCCGACCATGTGCCCGCGCGCCTCACGGTCATGGACACATGGATGAAGATGAAGCAGTCGCTCATCTACGCGGAGAACTGCGAGCGCATCGGCATCCGCGGCGCAGGCGTGATCGACGGCCGCGGCACGCAGCAAAACTTCCCCGGCAAAGCCACCATCGCCGAGACACCGGGACGTCCGTTCATGATTCGTATTCTCGACAGCCGCAAAGTCGTCATCGACGGCATCACCCTGCGCAACCCCGCCTGCTGGACGGAAAACTACCTCGGCTGCGACGATCTCATCATCCAAGGCATCCACGTCGAGAGTCAGGTCAACGGGAACAACGACGGCATCGACATCGACAGCTGCCGCAACGTGATCGTCCGCGACAGCCTCATTAACTCCGAGGACGACGGCCTTTGCTTCAAGGGTGCCGGACTGCGCACGATGGAAAACGTGCTCGTCGAAAACTGCAAAATTTACAGCACCTGCAACGCGATCAAGTTCGGCACCGATTCACAGGGCGGGTTTCGCAACGTTCTCATTCGAAACGTCGAAATCGGCGGCGTCCCCGCCAACATGGCGGCCTATCGCCGCACCCGCAGTATTTCCGGTATTTCATGGGGCGCGGTGGACGGCGGCACGGTTGAAAACATTCTCGTTTCCAATGTGAAGATCGATCGTGCGAACGCACCGTTTTGCGTGCGCCTCGGCGACCGTGGCCGCGTGAAACCCGACATGGCCAAGCCTGCGCCAGGCTCCATCCGCCGCCTCGTTTTTGAACACATCACCGGTGGAGACAATGGCTCGTTCGGCTCCCTCATTTCAGGCATTCCCAGCGCGCTTGTGCAGGACGTGATGTTCCGCGACGTTACACTCACCGTGGGTGGCGGCGGCACCGAACAAGATGCCACGCGCAATGTGCCTGAACTCATCAACGCCTACCCCGATGCCTTCAGCTTCGGAAAAACGGTGCCCGCCTACGGCTTCTGGATTCGCCACGCCGCCGGCATCACCTTCGACCGCGTCACGATCACCCCGCAAAAGCCCGACGCCCGCCCTTGCTTCGTCGCCGGCCTGGACACCGCCGAGATAGTGATTCCCCGGTAA